One part of the Strix aluco isolate bStrAlu1 chromosome 27, bStrAlu1.hap1, whole genome shotgun sequence genome encodes these proteins:
- the TAC3 gene encoding LOW QUALITY PROTEIN: tachykinin-3 (The sequence of the model RefSeq protein was modified relative to this genomic sequence to represent the inferred CDS: deleted 1 base in 1 codon), whose amino-acid sequence MRSRPALAALLVLALPLALARRPPPAPPGPAPPAQGMPVPEPPPRGARGSPGAAFAALLQLLRAEDAGAAAAAASQKRDMHDFFVGLMGKRAAEPGRPAGRGSGGPAPRCSPGPPAAPTHGGRPGP is encoded by the exons ATGAGGAGCCGCCCGGCGCTGGCCGCGCTGCTGGTCCTGGCGCTGCCGCTCGCCCTCgcccgccgg cccccccccgccccgccgggcccggcgcccCCCGCACAG GGGATGCCCGTCCCGgagccgccgccccggggagcccgcggcagccccggggccgcctTCGCCgcgctgctgcagctgctgcggGCGGAGGACGCCG GTGCCGCCGCGGCCGCGGCCTCGCAGAAGC GGGACATGCACGATTTCTTCGTGGGGCTCATGGGGAAGCGGGCGGCGGAGCccgggcggccggcggggcgggggagcggcggcccggccccccgGTGCTCCCCGGGGCCCCCCGCGGCCCCCACCCACGGGGGTCGTCCTGGACCGTGA
- the ZBTB39 gene encoding zinc finger and BTB domain-containing protein 39 has product MGMRIKLHSTNHPNNLLKELNKCRLSETMCDVTILVGSRSFAAHKAVLACAAGYFQNLFLNTGLDAARTYVVDFITPANFEKILSFVYTSELFTDLINVGVIYEVAERLGMEDLLKACHSTFPDLESSAVPKQPSLSVSEGRSGPLSSTSSEQSHSLGEIRSGGEHFGPERNYILHGEGAGSYREDDKNTVSEASQTLPLMHPQQPPKTEQEADQGPFAPAASGATQPSLGGVNIVVQTTASSCQQYKVQSNGDYGKGGFFSADPSLDVSTGSNSCPSNSDHSKEPGFGQMDELQLEDLGEDELHFEDASEELGPSEEVIELSDDSEEELAFESDSRDSKAMPCQVCKKVLEPNIQLIRQHARDHVDLLTGNCKVCETHFQDRNSRVTHVLSHIGIFLFSCDMCETKFFTQWQLTLHRREGVFDNNVIVHPSDPLPGKVAVFGGGPGSELACAACGKPLPKDFHTVRNHILDHVNLKSQTCGVCDQRHLSLCSLMWHALAHLGISVFSCSVCASSFVDRHLLEKHLAVHQNMEEALFRCHFCGQSFKLEAAYRYHVSQHKCGASLELRPGFGERLQQQGLQKRKLPEEFLSEDLALQNQPGNSKYSCKVCGKRFAHTSEFNYHRRIHTGEKPYQCKVCHKFFRGRSTIKCHLRTHSGALMYRCTVCGHYSSTLNLMSKHIGVHKGSLPPDFTIEQTFMYIIHSKDAEKNTDS; this is encoded by the coding sequence ATGGGCATGAGGATCAAGTTGCACAGCACCAATCACCCCAACAACCTGCTGAAGGAACTCAACAAGTGCAGGCTCTCTGAGACCATGTGCGACGTCACCATCTTGGTGGGCAGCCGCTCCTTTGCGGCACATAAGGCCGTGCTGGCCTGCGCCGCGGGCTACTTCCAGAACCTCTTCCTGAACACGGGGCTGGACGCTGCGAGGACCTACGTGGTGGATTTCATCACACCGGCCAACTTCGAGAAGATCCTCAGCTTTGTGTACACCTCGGAGCTCTTCACAGACCTGATCAACGTGGGCGTCATTTACGAGGTGGCCGAGCGGCTGGGCATGGAGGATCTGCTGAAGGCCTGTCACTCCACCTTCCCGGACCTGGAGAGCTCCGCCGTCCCCAAGCAGCCCTCCCTCTCCGTGAGCGAGGGCCGCTCAGGGCCTCTGAGCAGCACCTCCTCGGAGCAGAGCCATTCTCTGGGGGAAATCCGGAGCGGCGGGGAGCACTTTGGCCCCGAGCGGAATTACATCTTGCACGGGGAGGGGGCCGGCAGCTACAGAGAGGACGACAAGAACACTGTGAGCGAAGCCAGCCAGACTCTTCCCCTGATGCACCCGCAGCAGCCTCCCAAGACGGAGCAGGAGGCGGATCAAGGGCCGTTCGCTCCGGCCGCGAGCGGGGccacccagcccagcctgggcGGCGTCAACATCGTCGTTCAAACCAccgccagctcctgccagcagtaCAAGGTCCAGAGCAACGGCGACTACGGCAAGGGCGGCTTCTTCAGCGCGGATCCTTCCCTGGACGTCTCCACGGGGAGCAACTCCTGCCCCAGCAACAGCGACCACTCCAAAGAGCCGGGTTTCGGGCAGATGGATGAGCTTCAGCTGGAGGACTTGGGCGAGGACGAACTGCATTTCGAAGACGCCAGTGAAGAGCTGGGCCCCTCGGAAGAAGTCATTGAGCTGagcgacgacagcgaggaggagCTGGCCTTTGAGAGCGACAGCCGGGATAGCAAGGCCATGCCCTGCCAGGTCTGCAAGAAGGTCCTGGAGCCCAACATCCAGCTGATCCGCCAGCACGCGAGAGATCACGTCGATCTGCTCACCGGGAACTGCAAGGTCTGTGAAACCCACTTCCAGGACCGGAACTCCAGGGTCACTCACGTTTTGTCCCACATCGGCATCTTTCTCTTCTCCTGTGACATGTGCGAGACCAAGTTCTTCACCCAGTGGCAGCTGACGCTGCACCGGCGAGAGGGCGTCTTCGACAACAACGTCATCGTCCACCCCAGCGACCCGCTGCCGGGGAAGGTCGCCGTCTTCGGGGGAGGGCCTGGCTCGGAGCTGGCGTGCGCTGCCTGCGGGAAGCCTCTGCCCAAAGATTTCCACACTGTCCGCAACCACATCCTGGACCACGTGAACTTGAAAAGCCAGACGTGCGGCGTGTGCGACCAGCGGCACCTCAGCCTCTGCAGCCTGATGTGGCACGCGCTGGCCCACCTGGGCATCTCCGTCTTCTCCTGCTCTGTCTGCGCCAGCAGCTTTGTGGACCGGCACCTCCTGGAGAAGCACTTGGCCGTCCACCAGAACATGGAGGAGGCTCTTTTCCGGTGCCACTTCTGCGGCCAGAGCTTCAAGCTGGAAGCGGCGTATCGCTACCACGTCAGCCAGCACAAGTGCGGGGCCAGCCTGGAGCTCCGGCCCGGCTTCGGGGAGCGTCTCCAGCAGCAGGGCCTGCAGAAGAGGAAGCTGCCGGAGGAGTTCCTGAGCGAAGACTTGGCGCTGCAAAACCAGCCGGGCAACAGCAAGTACAGCTGCAAGGTCTGCGGGAAGAGGTTTGCCCACACCAGCGAGTTCAACTACCACCGGAGGATCCACACCGGGGAGAAGCCCTACCAGTGCAAGGTGTGCCACAAGTTCTTCCGCGGCCGCTCCACCATCAAGTGCCACCTGCGGACGCACTCGGGAGCCCTCATGTACCGCTGCACCGTCTGCGGGCACTACAGCTCCACGCTCAACCTCATGAGCAAGCACATCGGCGTGCACAAGGGCAGCCTCCCCCCGGACTTCACCATCGAGCAGACTTTCATGTACATCATCCACTCCAAAGACGCGGAGAAAAACACGGACAGCTGA
- the ACKR5 gene encoding G-protein coupled receptor 182 yields MADATTAPTETHTLLNEYGDYHNWSELFHLLNYTYTFCEFSLDENVKRVILFILYLVIFVVGLVENLLVIWVNWQTRGHKSLVNLYILNMAIADLGVLLSLPIWMLEVMLDYTWLWGSFLCRFTHYFYFANMYASIFFLTCLSVDRYVSLTSSSLFWRKHQHRARRVICVCSWVLAAAIPFLEVAHMQLVNTGEPICIFMAPFETYDEWALAVSLATTTIGFLIPFPIITTFNILTARFIRRTKPESRKHCLLIYAYIVVFLVSWLPFHVMLTLLTLDGNHIILHCTFAQFLYFFYDIIDCFTLLHCVINPILYNFLSKNFRSKLISAVVKYIPKDQGSQKGADSSSSTTQHSIVITKDNHPPN; encoded by the coding sequence atGGCCGACGCGACCACCGCCCCCACCGAGACACACACTCTCCTGAACGAGTACGGGGACTACCACAACTGGTCCGAGCTGTTCCACCTCCTGAACTACACCTACACCTTCTGCGAGTTCAGCCTGGATGAGAACGTCAAGCGGGTGATCCTCTTCATCCTTTACCTGGTCATCTTCGTGGTGGGCTTGGTGGAGAACCTCCTTGTCATCTGGGTCAACTGGCAGACACGGGGCCACAAGAGCTTGGTCAACCTCTACATCCTCAACATGGCCATCGCTGACCTGGGGGTGCTGCTCTCGCTGCCCATCTGGATGCTGGAGGTGATGCTGGATTACACCTGGCTCTGGGGCAGCTTCCTCTGCCGCTTCACGCACTACTTCTACTTCGCCAACATGTACGCCAGCATCTTCTTCCTCACCTGCCTGAGCGTGGATCGCTACGTGTCCCTGACCAGCTCCTCCCTCTTCTGGCGGAAGCACCAGCACCGCGCACGCCGCGTCATCTGCGTCTGCAGTTGGGTCTTGGCCGCAGCGATCCCGTTCCTGGAGGTCGCTCACATGCAGCTGGTCAACACCGGAGAGCCCATCTGCATCTTCATGGCCCCCTTCGAGACCTACGACGAGTGGGCGCTGGCGGTCAGCTTGGCCACCACCACCATTGGGTTCCTCATCCCCTTCCCCATCATCACCACCTTCAACATCCTGACGGCCAGGTTCATCAGGCGCACCAAGCCGGAGAGCAGGAAGCACTGTCTGCTCATCTATGCCTACATCGTCGTCTTCCTCGTCAGCTGGCTGCCCTTCCACGTCATGCTCACGCTGCTCACCCTCGACGGCAACCACATCATCCTCCACTGCACCTTCGCCCAGTTCCTCTACTTCTTCTACGACATCATAGACTGCTTCACCCTGCTCCACTGCGTGATCAACCCGATCCTCTACAACTTCCTGAGCAAAAACTTCCGCAGCAAGCTCATCTCCGCTGTGGTCAAGTACATCCCCAAAGATCAAGGCAGCCAGAAGGGCGCAGACAGCTCCTCCTCCACCACGCAGCACTCCATAGTCATCACGAAGGACAACCACCCTCCCAACTAA